The window gagcgagcgagagagagagagagagagagagagagagcaaaccTAAATTCATTCATTCATACATCTCATCTCAGCACATCAATTTCTATGGCAACCAACAAAAAATTAGGAAACAAGAGCAATAATAGCCAAAGCCAAAGCCCTCTTCTGGGTCGGTACGAGATCGGCAAACTTCTTGGACATGGTACTTTTGCTAAGGTATACCTTGCTAGAAACATTAAAACCAACGAAAGTGTTGCCATCAAAGTCATTGACAAAGAAAAAGTCCTCAAGGGTGGTCTAATTGCTCATATCAAACGTGAAATCTCCATTCTTCGCCTTGTTCGCCACCCCTATATTGTCCAGCTTTTTGAAGTCATGGCTACGAAAGCCAAGATTTACTTTGTCATGGAATATGTTCGTGGTGGTGAGTTGTTCAATAAGGTTGCTAAAGGCAGGTTAAAAGAAGAGGTTGCCAGGAAGTATTTCCAGCAATTGATTTCAGCCGTTTCCTTTTGTCACGCCAGAGGTGTTTTTCATCGCGATTTGAAGCCGGAGAACTTGTTGCTTGATGAGAATGGTAACTTGAAAGTCTCCGATTTTGGTTTGAGCGCAGTGTCTGATCAGATTAGACAAGATGGTTTGTTCCATACTTTTTGTGGGACACCGGCTTATGTTGCTCCTGAAGTTCTTGCAAGAAAAGGGTACGATGCTGCTAAGGTTGATATCTGGTCTTGTGGGATTGTTCTGTTTGTGTTAATGGCTGGttacttaccatttcatgatCAAAATGTCATGGTTATGTATAAAAAGATTTACAAGGGGGAGTTTAGATGTCCTAGATGGTTCTCTTCTGAGCTAGTCAGGCTTCTTCATAAACTTCTTGATACTAACCCTGTTACAAGAATTACAATCCCTGAGATTATGGAGAACAGGTGGTTCAAAAAGgggtttaaaaatattaaattttatatcgaAGATGATAAAGTTTGTAGCGTTGAAGAGGAGGAAGATGTGGGTTCATCTTCTGATCAATCATTATCTGAATCGGAATCGGAATTCGAAACTAGAAGAAGGGTTACCTCTTTGCCTAGACCTGCAAGTTTGAATGCTTTTGACATTATATCGTTTTCGCCTGGATTTGATTTATCTGGGTTGTTCGAGGAAGGTGGGGAGGGAGCAAGGTTTGTTTCGGGGGCCCCTGTGTCGAAGATTATATCTAAACTGGAGGAGATTGCGAAAGTTGTTAGCTTTACAGTGAGGAAAAAGGATTGTAGAGTGAGTTTGGAAGGATCTAGAGAAGGTGTGAGAGGTCCATTAACAATTGCAGCTGAGATATTTGAGTTGACACCGAAATTGGTTGTGGTGGAGGttaaaaagaaaggaggggATAGAGGAGAGTACGAGGAGTTTTGTAATAAGGAATTGAAACCTGGATTGCAGAAGTTGATGCAGGAGGAATCCgaggctgctgctgctgctaaagTTATTACTACTGCTCCTGTGCCATCGGGATCTCCACAATTCACCATCGATCCTTTTCCTACTGATTCTTCACAATTACCCGTTGATCCTTTTCCTGCCGATTCTACACAATTACCTATTAATCCTTTTCCTACCGATTCTACACAATTACCTATTGATCCTTTTCCTATCCTTTCTTCACATTTACCTTCGGATTCTGaatagagaaaaagagagaaaggaagagggTATGCTTTACTCTTTCCGTttgtttaaataagtttttgcatgctatattttgtttttttggggcttttaaatttctttgatGTTCTGTTGTGTCATTTAGGAGATTAGATGCTAAAACACATGTTGTATGTTCTTTTCTTCTGCCGAGAAAAAAAGTAGATTAATTGAAGAGAATGAAATACTTATTTCAGCTGGTCTTGGCAATTTAGTGGTGACTTGTGTGTTCTGTTAACTTGTGCTGTAAATGTGAATGAAGTTGCTCTCGTCTGCTCATTCCTGCCGATTGTGGTACGGAGTGTTGCAAATACAAGGTTCATGATttcattatgaagaagaaaataaaaaaatggaagtgaatcatttaaatttcttgattgtATCTTGTGTGCAGTCCAATCTTGGGTAGGGATATGCCCTCTGCTCCTGGCTATACATCATTTGCTTGGATAATTTAAAGTATGCAGGTTGGAGAGTCTATATATTAGTTGCAAATATGATTGGTGAAGATATTAGGGAACTCTCTTCATAGCAAGATGTCAATAATAGCAATAaccattttaattgaaaaaaatatagttgatgGTTAATGGTTCAGTTGATTCCTTAACATAACTCATCTGAAGGGTGCCTTAGTGGTGACTTGTGTGTTCTGTTAACTTGTGCTGTAAATGTGAATGAAGTTGCTCTCGTCTGCTCATTCCTGCCGATTTTGGTACGGAGTGTTGCAAATACAAGGTTCATGATttcattatgaagaagaaaattaaaaaaaatggaagtgaATCATTTAAATTTCTAAGGTGTCTTTTCAGTTGAGTGATTGAGAAACAGAGAAGAGATGATACACAGTTAAAAAATCGTTTATATTTTCCTCTATTGATTACTACGTCTAGGAGCTGGAAATTTTCGCTGCATGCCATATGCCTTGAATGGATTGAAGTTAACATATCTTGAACCATCAAGGTTTTATCTGGTAAAGAATTTAGTGAATTGATTATGAATTTGTTTCACTCTCTAacctcattcttgttttttcttctaatacTGCTTTGCTTTTTGTGTGCATCATTAGTCATGAAATTGTGCTGGAGCTATACTTTGTGTTTTTGTTCCTTCTCAAAGTCACAAACTTGCATTTTCAACGTTTAATGCCTTCTTTTTTCATACATACCCCTCCTCCCATCCAAAAAATGCTGAAAATTCATCTCTAACGTGAGGATAACTGGAGCCATATACAATTTCACTTGATTAATTTAGGGGTATGCGTCGCTGGGATGATGCATGCTCTTCTGGGAGAAAAACACGGTTTCTGAATCCTTATCCTCTTCTGGGAGAAAAACAGGGCACGTGTTTTTGTTAGTACATAGATGGATTGTGTACCTCGTGCACGGACAAATTTGTGAGTCATGCAGGCATTATTTGTGGTCATAGTGCATTGCGTGCTGGGTATTTTCTAGTTCATATCCGCTATGATGGAATTCCATTTGGCACTCACCATTCTTCACACTGATTATGCAACCATGTCAGTCAGTGGAACTTTACATGGATCTGAACAGTGTATGCATTTGCTTCTGGACAAAACCTATTGTGTGCAGTGATGGAAATTAGAAGTTTTTTTCCTAAGAAAAAACTGGGGCAATTCAACAACGTAGCTAGCTGTGTTTGCTGATGGCTTCAGAGTTAAATAGGTGGCTCTGCCTAATTTCTAAACACTGCCAAGCAGAACAGCATCTGTAATTTATGTTTTcaactctgtttttttcttctatatatataaaaatgaagttGGAAGGTGTTAGGTATGGCTAGTCTGGTAGCTCTTGACTCTGACAACAATGACAGTCAGACAAAAGCCACATGCCAAACATATGGATTCAGCTTAGGGAAAATCCACCTAAAGAAACATCTATGATTCGTCTAGAATCATAAAGTCTTGGAGGTCGGAGAGTCGTGGAGTCAATTATATTGACTTTCACGATCTGTATTACgttcttctttcttcattttgagTAATGATTATACACAGTCCTGCATGGCAGTTTCGTTTAGTTCATAATGAGGGGAAAACTTGAaatcaatctttctttttttgtttcttaatctAATTTATGGGATTAATTATGGTGATGATTTTGATAACATCAGGGTAGCCAAATAATTAAATGTTCGACGctaatatttaagttttaatatcataaaattgtGTGTATTTTTCTATGATATTATTCTGATGGTCTATCTACATTGCAAATTACAAGATTTTGAAGGACTGatccatcaaaatattttagcttcaaattcaatttcaccAGGGGCCGTTCCAAAGAATCTttgggtgggtgggtgggtgctGGGACCGCAAGGCTTCCAATTATCATTTCATGCGGCATCATG of the Populus nigra chromosome 7, ddPopNigr1.1, whole genome shotgun sequence genome contains:
- the LOC133698572 gene encoding CBL-interacting serine/threonine-protein kinase 12-like, encoding MATNKKLGNKSNNSQSQSPLLGRYEIGKLLGHGTFAKVYLARNIKTNESVAIKVIDKEKVLKGGLIAHIKREISILRLVRHPYIVQLFEVMATKAKIYFVMEYVRGGELFNKVAKGRLKEEVARKYFQQLISAVSFCHARGVFHRDLKPENLLLDENGNLKVSDFGLSAVSDQIRQDGLFHTFCGTPAYVAPEVLARKGYDAAKVDIWSCGIVLFVLMAGYLPFHDQNVMVMYKKIYKGEFRCPRWFSSELVRLLHKLLDTNPVTRITIPEIMENRWFKKGFKNIKFYIEDDKVCSVEEEEDVGSSSDQSLSESESEFETRRRVTSLPRPASLNAFDIISFSPGFDLSGLFEEGGEGARFVSGAPVSKIISKLEEIAKVVSFTVRKKDCRVSLEGSREGVRGPLTIAAEIFELTPKLVVVEVKKKGGDRGEYEEFCNKELKPGLQKLMQEESEAAAAAKVITTAPVPSGSPQFTIDPFPTDSSQLPVDPFPADSTQLPINPFPTDSTQLPIDPFPILSSHLPSDSE